A genomic region of Dermochelys coriacea isolate rDerCor1 chromosome 18, rDerCor1.pri.v4, whole genome shotgun sequence contains the following coding sequences:
- the SLC2A1 gene encoding solute carrier family 2, facilitated glucose transporter member 1 isoform X1 has product MNCRLCSFPPDPFINEMTARLMLAVGGAVLGSLQFGYNTGVINAPQKVIEEFYNQTWLTRYEKSITTGTLTTLWSLSVAIFSVGGMVGSFSVGLFVNRFGRRNSMLMSNSLAFLAAILMGFSKVAYSFEMLILGRFVIGLYSGLTTGFVPMYVGEVSPTALRGALGTFHQLGIVVGILIAQVFGMDLIMGNESLWPLLLGFTFVPSLLQCIILPFAPESPRFLLINRNEENKAKSVLKKLRGTTDVSSDLQEMKEESRQMMREKKVTILELFRSPLYQQPILIAIVLQLSQQLSGINAVFYYSTSIFEKSGVEQPVYATIGSGVVNTAFTVVSLFVVERAGRRTLHLIGLAGMAGCAVLMTIALMLLDQMAWMSYISIIAIFGFVAFFEIGPGPIPWFIVAELFSQGPRPSAFAVAGLSNWTSNFIVGMGFQYVEQLCGPYVFIIFTVLLILFFIFTYFKVPETKGQTFDEIASRFRQGGASQGDKTPDEFHSLGADSQV; this is encoded by the exons ATGACGGCTCGCTTGATGCTGGCGGTGGGAGGAGCAGTGCTGGGCTCCCTGCAGTTTGGCTATAACACTGGAGTCATCAACGCCCCTCAGAAG GTGATTGAAGAGTTCTACAACCAGACGTGGCTAACTCGCTATGAGAAGTCGATCACCACTGGCACCCTTACCACCCTGTGGTCCCTCTCTGTTGCCATATTCTCCGTTGGGGGAATGGTTGGATCTTTCTCCGTTGGACTGTTCGTCAATCGCTTTGGCCG ACGTAACTCCATGCTGATGTCAAACAGTCTCGCCTTCCTGGCGGCCATCCTGATGGGGTTCTCCAAGGTGGCTTATTCCTTTGAGATGCTGATCCTGGGCCGCTTCGTCATCGGGTTGTATTCTGGCCTCACCACTGGCTTCGTGCCCATGTATGTGGGTGAGGTGTCTCCGACGGCACTGAGAGGGGCTCTTGGAACATTCCACCAGCTTGGCATAGTCGTGGGCATCCTCATCGCACAG GTGTTTGGGATGGACTTAATCATGGGGAACGAGTCACTCTGGCCCCTCCTGCTGGGCTTCACCTTTgtcccttccttgctgcaatgCATCATCCTGCCTTTCGCCCCCGAGAGCCCCCGGTTCCTCCTTATCAATCGCAATGAGGAGAACAAAGCCAAGAGTG tcCTGAAGAAGCTCAGAGGGACGACGGACGTCAGCAGCGACCTGCAGGAGATGAAGGAAGAGAGCCGGCAAATGATGAGGGAGAAGAAGGTCACGATACTGGAGCTTTTCCGCTCCCCTTTGTATCAACAGCCAATCCTCATTGCCATTGTGTTGCAGCTGTCTCAGCAGCTCTCGGGGATCAATGCG GTCTTCTACTATTCTACcagcatctttgaaaagtcaGGCGTGGAGCAGCCAGTCTATGCCACCATAGGCTCTGGGGTGGTGAACACTGCTTTCACGGTTGTCTCG CTCTTTGTGGTGGAACGAGCCGGGCGCAGGACTCTGCACCTCATCGGCCTGGCTGGGATGGCAGGCTGTGCAGTGCTCATGACCATTGCCCTGATGCTGCTG GACCAAATGGCCTGGATGTCCTACATCAGCATCATTGCCATCTTTGGGTTTGTGGCTTTCTTTGAGATTGGCCCGGGCCCCATCCCTTGGTTTATCGTGGCAGAATTGTTCAGCCAAGGCCCTCGCCCTTCTGCCTTCGCCGTTGCTGGCTTGTCCAATTGGACCTCCAACTTCATCGTGGGCATGGGCTTCCAGTATGTGGAG CAACTCTGCGGCCCATATGTCTTCATCATCTTCACGGTGCTGCTGATCCTTTTCTTCATCTTCACCTACTTCAAGGTGCCCGAGACGAAGGGCCAGACCTTTGATGAGATCGCCTCCAGGTTCCGCCAGGGTGGTGCCAGCCAGGGTGACAAGACGCCCGACGAGTTCCACAGCTTGGGAGCAGACTCCCAGGTCTAA
- the SLC2A1 gene encoding solute carrier family 2, facilitated glucose transporter member 1 isoform X2, whose protein sequence is MESRSKMTARLMLAVGGAVLGSLQFGYNTGVINAPQKVIEEFYNQTWLTRYEKSITTGTLTTLWSLSVAIFSVGGMVGSFSVGLFVNRFGRRNSMLMSNSLAFLAAILMGFSKVAYSFEMLILGRFVIGLYSGLTTGFVPMYVGEVSPTALRGALGTFHQLGIVVGILIAQVFGMDLIMGNESLWPLLLGFTFVPSLLQCIILPFAPESPRFLLINRNEENKAKSVLKKLRGTTDVSSDLQEMKEESRQMMREKKVTILELFRSPLYQQPILIAIVLQLSQQLSGINAVFYYSTSIFEKSGVEQPVYATIGSGVVNTAFTVVSLFVVERAGRRTLHLIGLAGMAGCAVLMTIALMLLDQMAWMSYISIIAIFGFVAFFEIGPGPIPWFIVAELFSQGPRPSAFAVAGLSNWTSNFIVGMGFQYVEQLCGPYVFIIFTVLLILFFIFTYFKVPETKGQTFDEIASRFRQGGASQGDKTPDEFHSLGADSQV, encoded by the exons ATGACGGCTCGCTTGATGCTGGCGGTGGGAGGAGCAGTGCTGGGCTCCCTGCAGTTTGGCTATAACACTGGAGTCATCAACGCCCCTCAGAAG GTGATTGAAGAGTTCTACAACCAGACGTGGCTAACTCGCTATGAGAAGTCGATCACCACTGGCACCCTTACCACCCTGTGGTCCCTCTCTGTTGCCATATTCTCCGTTGGGGGAATGGTTGGATCTTTCTCCGTTGGACTGTTCGTCAATCGCTTTGGCCG ACGTAACTCCATGCTGATGTCAAACAGTCTCGCCTTCCTGGCGGCCATCCTGATGGGGTTCTCCAAGGTGGCTTATTCCTTTGAGATGCTGATCCTGGGCCGCTTCGTCATCGGGTTGTATTCTGGCCTCACCACTGGCTTCGTGCCCATGTATGTGGGTGAGGTGTCTCCGACGGCACTGAGAGGGGCTCTTGGAACATTCCACCAGCTTGGCATAGTCGTGGGCATCCTCATCGCACAG GTGTTTGGGATGGACTTAATCATGGGGAACGAGTCACTCTGGCCCCTCCTGCTGGGCTTCACCTTTgtcccttccttgctgcaatgCATCATCCTGCCTTTCGCCCCCGAGAGCCCCCGGTTCCTCCTTATCAATCGCAATGAGGAGAACAAAGCCAAGAGTG tcCTGAAGAAGCTCAGAGGGACGACGGACGTCAGCAGCGACCTGCAGGAGATGAAGGAAGAGAGCCGGCAAATGATGAGGGAGAAGAAGGTCACGATACTGGAGCTTTTCCGCTCCCCTTTGTATCAACAGCCAATCCTCATTGCCATTGTGTTGCAGCTGTCTCAGCAGCTCTCGGGGATCAATGCG GTCTTCTACTATTCTACcagcatctttgaaaagtcaGGCGTGGAGCAGCCAGTCTATGCCACCATAGGCTCTGGGGTGGTGAACACTGCTTTCACGGTTGTCTCG CTCTTTGTGGTGGAACGAGCCGGGCGCAGGACTCTGCACCTCATCGGCCTGGCTGGGATGGCAGGCTGTGCAGTGCTCATGACCATTGCCCTGATGCTGCTG GACCAAATGGCCTGGATGTCCTACATCAGCATCATTGCCATCTTTGGGTTTGTGGCTTTCTTTGAGATTGGCCCGGGCCCCATCCCTTGGTTTATCGTGGCAGAATTGTTCAGCCAAGGCCCTCGCCCTTCTGCCTTCGCCGTTGCTGGCTTGTCCAATTGGACCTCCAACTTCATCGTGGGCATGGGCTTCCAGTATGTGGAG CAACTCTGCGGCCCATATGTCTTCATCATCTTCACGGTGCTGCTGATCCTTTTCTTCATCTTCACCTACTTCAAGGTGCCCGAGACGAAGGGCCAGACCTTTGATGAGATCGCCTCCAGGTTCCGCCAGGGTGGTGCCAGCCAGGGTGACAAGACGCCCGACGAGTTCCACAGCTTGGGAGCAGACTCCCAGGTCTAA